The Rathayibacter caricis DSM 15933 genomic sequence CGCTGCCCCGGAGGGCGTTAGTGGGCGCGCTGACGCCCAGGTGTAGCCACACCGAAGTAGGTATGTCTGCTTCACATCGTCAGGGGGGCGCGTCTTCCTGATGCCGCCAGACCGCTCCCGAACACCGCCTCGATCGATGCACTGCCGCGGATCGACGTGCTACAGAAAGTGCTTCAGGATCGACAACGAGAGGCAGGAGAGCGGAGACAGTTCCGCCTCCTGCACGAGGAGAGGGCCAGCTGGCCCGAGCTGCTCAGTGAGCACCGAGGGGTCCGTGGCGCGTAGATCCTGACGGGGCGAAAGCCGCTCCGGTCGTCCGTGATGACGACCGGGGCCCGGGCAACTCCTCGTGACGCCACCGCACTCGTGCAGACGACCGCGAACACGCAGGTGATCGAGGTCCTCTGCACAACCGACGTGATCGAGGCGGAACCGTCTGCAAAGGGTTCGCCTAGCGACCGCCCTCCCGTTCATCTCCGCCGACCGCCTCGCGGAGGAGCACCTGCCGCAAGTCCGCGAGGGATCCGCTTCGAGTGGCAGTTCTGCATCGAGGCCGTGTTGATCGCGATCGCCGGCCTGATCGCGGTTCCATACCTTCCGACAGCGGAGGCGGTCGAGGCGAGCGCCGCGGGTGCGCACACCTCGGGCGGCTGGCGTCAGTGGCTGCGCGTCCTGGCTGACTGGCGCCTCCTGCTCATCGGCGTGGGCATGTTCGGCGCCGAGCTGGGCGAGGGGACCGCGAACAGATGGCTGTCCCTCTCGGCCCGCGACGGCCACGGACAGACCGAGACGATCGCCGCGCTCTTCTTCACCGTCTTCGCTCTCGGGGAGACGATCGCCCGCGTCGTGGGCGGCCCGGTCGTCGATCGCATCGGACACGTCGCCACCATCCGCATCACCGCTGCCGTCGGAGTGCTGGGGCTCGTACTGTTCATCCTCGGCGGCCCCACCTGGCTGATCCTCATCGGAACGGTGCTCTGGGCGGTCGTCGTCTCGACGGGCTTCCCCCTCGGTATGTCGGCCGCCGCCGATAGCGGCCCGAACCCGGCCGCCCGCGTCAGCATCGTCGCCTCCGTCGGCTACCTCGCGAACCTCGCAGGCCCGCCCATCATCGGCGGCCTCTCGGAGTCCTTCGGACTCCTCAACGCCTTCTGGCTCGTCGCCGCCCTGCTGGCTGCCGCCTTCCTCGCCGCCGGGGCCTACGACCGCCGCGGCACCCCGGTCCTGTCCGACTGATCACCGAAGGGCCAAACGCTGATGCCTCGACCTCTCCATGCCACCACCGATTCCGCACGCCGCCTCGGAGCGCACCTCCGCAGAGCCCGCCTGGAACGAGGCCTTCGCCAAGAAGACCTCGCGCGTGATGCGGACGTCGGAACCGCGACCCTGCGGCGAATCGAGCGCGGCGACCAGGACAACCTCAGCGTCTTCGTCGTCCTCCGACTGCTGAACCAGCTCGACCTCCCTGCCGCGACCCTGGACAGAATCATCGACTGACGCGACGCTCGTGCGGACGGCGATGACTGTCCCGAAAGGGGATGGATCACCGGACGTTCCCGCTCCCGCTCGGGTGAAAAGATCCGCGTCGCTTCGATGTTCACGATGGAACGCTTCAGTGGACTGCCCCCGGCCGGTGGAGGCGTCCCTTCAGAGGATGGTGCTCGGGGGTAGTCGACTGCGCCCTGAGCCGCCGGGCAACAACGTTTTTGACGTGATCGTCCCTCAGTGGGGTGTGAGTGGTGCCGGTGGCACGATCAGCACCCGTCATGGGGATGGCGACCAGGGGCGGGACGGGGCGACGATGGCGAGACTATGCCTTTGAGTGCTCAGCTAGGGGATGTGCGCCTCGAGGCGCCCTTCATTCCGCGCGCGCAGTGGCTTGAGCTGAAGGGGCGGAGCCCGCGCCCGACGCTAGCTTGCGGCGCGGTGGCAGTCGCGAAGACATCCCCCCTTGGTACCCAATACTTCGCGCACCACCGAAACGTTGAAAACGATAACCACAAGGGCGAGTCAGCCGACCATCTGCGGGTAAAGGCGGCGGTGATGGTCGCTGCGCGAGGCCTGGGATGGACCGCGGCAGCTGAGGTCCCCGCTCCCGACCGCTCCTGGATCGCTGACGTGCTGGCAGAACGCGACGGCCGGCGGGTGGCGTTCGAGGTGCAGTTAGCGGGTCAAACGGCTGAGGAGTACGAGTACCGGCAGAAACGGTATCTGGCGGCCGGAGTGGAGTGCGTTTGGCTGGTACGACAGCGCCACTGGTATCGCCTTCACACAGTGCCAGCGGTGCACCTGCGGTTCGCGGATGAGTCCATATCGATCGCTGGGGACAAGTCCTCGGAGGAGGCTGTTGGCCTCGATGCGTTCGTGCAAGCGATCCTCGAGCAACGTGTGACGTGGGCGGCGAAACCGGTTGGGATCGAGCGGGCGCGGCTGAGCTGGGGAGTCCATCAGTGCTACCGCTGCCGCAAGCTCTCGATAATCTGGGACCGTTCCCCTGACGTCACGTGCATCTGCCCTGGTTGCGCTCGGACGGAGCAGAGGAAGGCGTATAACGGTCCAGCAGAGCCCAAACGAGATCGGCAGCAGCGCGGACTCGATTTGCCGGCGGCCAGCTTTCGAGAAGCCGACCAAGGCGCGGGGTGGAATGAACCTGAATGGTTTTGCCCGAACTGTCAGGCTGTATTTTTTCCCTCCCATCTTGAGTGGCTGTACTCCAGAGAAGCCGCGACAGCTGTGGCGGCTGTAGGAAAGAGCGACCTCGACCCTCACTGGTGCGTGCCCGGCCTGCACATATGGCACCCGCGAGACCTAGTCGCGTATCTCGCGGGCTCCCTCTCTCCGCTCGATGCGCCTGACGAGTCGGAGACGCTTTCGGGCGCCCAGCTCATCTCGACCGCACAACACCGCGAGACGCAACGGAAGCAGCGGAGGGATGAGCAGCGCGCCAGAGAGAAGTGGCTACGCGATCTCATCGAGTCGCACAGTGTCGATCCATCGGTGGGACCCACCGAAGCGCAATGTTCACGAGCTTGATCCTCGAGGCCGCCTCGCCGGCGGTGGTGCGGAAATCGCCGGTGTGGTTATCGACGTGGTGGCCTACTCAGATGAGGGGCCGCGTCAGTTCCGCCGGGTATCGGTTGAGCTTGGGGACCTTCTCGCCGGAGTCGAGGTGCGAGCGACCGAGCGACACCGCCCGCTTCAGGCAGTACCCAAGCGAGACGCTCCACTCCCGACAGCGCGAGACACCGCCCCCACGCTCATGAGACGGCTCGAAGGTTCAGGGGCGGTCCTTGACGGCGCCGCCACCTCCTCCGCCGTCGCAAGGATGTCTCGTGCCGAATCGGGGAACCCGAGCGTGCCTGACACGGCTGGTCCCGCCGGAAACTGACATAAGGTCAATTACCGGAGCTCGGTTAAAGCTCGCGGGCGGATCAGCACGAAGCCGTTGTGGCCGTTGCCAAATCCCTCCGCGATGAAGCGTTTGCGCCCTTGCGCGGTGTCGAGGGTGATTTCTGTGCCGTCAATAACTCCGCGGTGGTAGTGGTTTAGCCGGTCCACCTCGGGGTAATGCTTTGGCCCCAGCCACGAGCCCAGCATCGGACCAACAGCGCCATATTTCTCGCGAAATTTGAGCGATTGGCAGGTCAGCGCCGAATAGATAGGCACGTGTCCCCTGCGACTGGGCATCAGGCCTGTTCCGATGAGGGCGAGTGCTCGCCTGCTGTTGCTGACGTAGCGCTGCAGCGCTGCCGCGGCTGAGGTCTGATACTTCGTGTTTAAGCCCAGGGGAACGTCGATTGAGGCGGCAGAGGCGTCGGCTTCAATGTTGAAGCGGTCGGCGGCGAAGAGGATTTCCGCGGCAAACAAGTTCGCTTCGGCTTCGAGCGTCACTCGTGTCTTCGGTGCGAGTGTGGTGTGGTCCTCAGCGAAGTAGGCGTTCTCGTGCCAGGGGAGCGCATCGTGCCCGATCTCGTGTGCCTCGGTGAAACGGCGACGCTCGAGGGGCAGTGACGGATCGACGTAGTAGCGGCGCTCGTCCACGGAGAGAGCCCCGAGAACGTTGCCGCTGAGCTTCGCGATGATGGCTTTCATCTCGGCGGGAGCCTCGTTGGCAAACTCGAAGAGATCTCCGCGTTGAAGATCGACCGCTGCTGCGATCAGTTCGATAGGCACCGGCAGTTGATCCATCACGCCAGCCGCCTCGAGGGTGATGCGAGCCTGCCGACGAATGTCGTCGACGGCGAGGTCGAGTGCCTCGGTCACGCGGACGTGCGGTCGCGACGCTTCTGCCGCAAGAAGGCCAGGTAGTTGCGGAGTTCGGCTGCTTCGTCGTCGTCGAGCTCTTCCAGTGCTCGCAGTGGGATGCCGGCGAACTTGCGCTCCTGGTCGTACTCGGGGCCGGCCGTGGGTACCCGATGCCCGGCTCGGACGAGCAGGTCCGTGTAGTCGATCCCGTATGTGGCGGCGAGCTTGTGCAGCATGTTCGGCGACGGGCTCTCCACCCTGTTGCTCTCGATCTGCGAGAGGTAGCCGTTGGAGATCTTCGTCTCGGCCTCCACCGCCCTGAGGGTGAAGCCCGCTGCCTTGCGGCTCGCGCGGAGGTAGTCCCCCAGCCGCTCAGTCGGAGCGCTTCGAGGTGCCCCGGCGATGCTCACAGCCGTTGCGACGGCGATGCCGGCGGGAACGAGGGAGATGACCGCTCGAAGGGTGGTCCACGCTTGGTTCGTCATGTCTCGAGTATCGACGACTGCGCTTTGTAGATCAAGCAGTGCGCATCGGGTCTTGCGGTTGCGGCGTGGTTTGCATAGTCTACCAAGCAGCGCCGCACAGATCGTGCGTCGCGGAAAGGACGCCATCATGGCTCACAGGAGTGCGATCTCGGGTCGCTACATCTCCAACAGCGCCGCCGCCCGCCACCCCCGCACCTCGGTGCGGGAGACCGGAGGCAACTCCGGGTCGGGCAGCCACAACCGAAGCTCGATCTCGGGCCGGTTCATCTCCGACGCCGCCGCCGCACGGCACCCCAACACGAGCCTGACCGAGCGCGGCAACTAGCTCGGACAAGCCGAGGGGGCCCGATCTCAACGCAACTGAGATCGGACCCCCTCGAGGTCTCCAGGAAAAAACGTCGTTCGTCAGCCCAGGTCGTTCCGCGACTCTGCGTTGAACGATCCGTTTTTGGCGATGACGCTGTGGGATCCGCCGTTCCGGGCAGTGACCGAGATGCTGCCTCCACCGCGAGGACCGACGATGTACCGTCCCGTCGTCGCGTCCTG encodes the following:
- a CDS encoding MFS transporter; amino-acid sequence: MLIAIAGLIAVPYLPTAEAVEASAAGAHTSGGWRQWLRVLADWRLLLIGVGMFGAELGEGTANRWLSLSARDGHGQTETIAALFFTVFALGETIARVVGGPVVDRIGHVATIRITAAVGVLGLVLFILGGPTWLILIGTVLWAVVVSTGFPLGMSAAADSGPNPAARVSIVASVGYLANLAGPPIIGGLSESFGLLNAFWLVAALLAAAFLAAGAYDRRGTPVLSD
- a CDS encoding helix-turn-helix domain-containing protein, which encodes MPRPLHATTDSARRLGAHLRRARLERGLRQEDLARDADVGTATLRRIERGDQDNLSVFVVLRLLNQLDLPAATLDRIID
- a CDS encoding ImmA/IrrE family metallo-endopeptidase: MTEALDLAVDDIRRQARITLEAAGVMDQLPVPIELIAAAVDLQRGDLFEFANEAPAEMKAIIAKLSGNVLGALSVDERRYYVDPSLPLERRRFTEAHEIGHDALPWHENAYFAEDHTTLAPKTRVTLEAEANLFAAEILFAADRFNIEADASAASIDVPLGLNTKYQTSAAAALQRYVSNSRRALALIGTGLMPSRRGHVPIYSALTCQSLKFREKYGAVGPMLGSWLGPKHYPEVDRLNHYHRGVIDGTEITLDTAQGRKRFIAEGFGNGHNGFVLIRPRALTELR
- a CDS encoding helix-turn-helix domain-containing protein; protein product: MTNQAWTTLRAVISLVPAGIAVATAVSIAGAPRSAPTERLGDYLRASRKAAGFTLRAVEAETKISNGYLSQIESNRVESPSPNMLHKLAATYGIDYTDLLVRAGHRVPTAGPEYDQERKFAGIPLRALEELDDDEAAELRNYLAFLRQKRRDRTSA